In one Nicotiana sylvestris chromosome 8, ASM39365v2, whole genome shotgun sequence genomic region, the following are encoded:
- the LOC104228039 gene encoding probable carotenoid cleavage dioxygenase 4, chloroplastic: protein MDAFSSTFLSTLSQHPKSLLSPNYSPNTSSSPSLKVSSVRIEERPQTTTRTKPQEKPTPSPYTAPKDTPKRQLPTKSITPKKTVEPPFPSVIFNAFDDFVNTFIDPPLKPSVDPKYILSNNFAPVEELPPTECEVVVGSLPPCLDGAYIRNGPNPQYLPRGPYHLFDGDGMLHSIKISQGKATLCSRYVKTYKYTIEREAGSPVLPNVFSGFNGLTASAARGAITAARAIAGQFNPTNGIGLANTSLALFGGKLFALGESDLPYAVKLAPDGDIITLGRYDFDGKLFMSMTAHPKIDPDTNEAFAFRYGPIPPFLTYFRIEPSGTKTPDVPIFSMTRPSFLHDFAITKKYAIFSDIQIGMNPLEFIAGGSPVSSDSGKIPRLGVIPRYAKDESEMKWFDVPGFNIVHAINAWDEDDGDTIVMVAPNILSVEHTLERMDMIHASVEKVKIDLKSGMVSRHPVSTRNLDFGVINPAYVGKKNKYVYAAIGDPMPKIAGIAKLDVSVAEADRRDCIVGCRLFGEGCFGGEPYFVAKNPNNSVADEDDGYVVSYVHNEKTGESRFLVMDAKSPNLDIVAAVKLPRRVPYGFHGLFVREIDLSKL from the exons ATGGATGCCTTCTCTTCCACTTTCCTTTCTACATTATCACAACACCCTAAATCTCTTCTTTCTCCTAATTATTCTCCCAACACATCATCTTCTCCTTCTCTTAAAGTCTCCTCCGTTAGAATTGAAGAAAGGCCACAAACCACTACTAGAACAAAACCACAAGAAAAGCCAACCCCATCACCCTATACTGCTCCAAAAGACACTCCCAAAAGACAATTACCTACAAAATCAATAACCCCCAAAAAAACAGTAGAGCCACCATTTCCATCGGTTATCTTCAATGCATTTGACGATTTCGTGAACACTTTCATTGATCCTCCTTTGAAACCTTCTGTCGATCCAAAGTATATTCTTTCTAACAACTTCGCTCCGGTGGAGGAGCTTCCTCCTACTGAATGCGAGGTAGTGGTAGGCTCCCTTCCGCCTTGCCTTGACGGTGCGTACATCCGAAATGGCCCCAATCCTCAGTATCTTCCACGTGGACCTTACCATCTTTTTGATGGAGATGGAATGCTTCATTCCATTAAAATTTCTCAAGGCAAAGCTACACTCTGCAGCCGATACGTCAAAACTTACAAATACACAATTGAACGTGAAGCTGGTTCTCCGGTTTTGCCAAATGTATTCTCCGGTTTCAACGGTCTCACTGCCTCGGCGGCGCGTGGTGCTATCACCGCGGCTCGAGCGATTGCAGGACAGTTCAATCCCACTAACGGCATAGGCCTAGCAAACACAAGCTTGGCTTTATTCGGAGGCAAACTTTTCGCTCTTGGTGAATCTGATTTACCGTATGCAGTAAAATTAGCCCCAGATGGTGATATTATTACCCTCGGCCGTTACGATTTCGACGGAAAACTTTTCATGAGCATGACGGCACATCCCAAAATTGACCCAGATACTAACGAGGCTTTTGCTTTCCGTTACGGTCCAATACCTCCGTTTTTAACTTACTTTAGAATCGAACCAAGTGGTACAAAAACCCCAGACGTGCCAATATTTTCTATGACACGTCCGTCATTTCTGCATGACTTTGCAATTACAAAGAAATATGCGATATTCTCGGATATACAAATAGGAATGAACCCACTTGAGTTCATCGCCGGTGGTTCACCGGTGAGTTCCGACTCAGGGAAAATTCCCCGTCTTGGCGTGATTCCACGTTACGCCAAGGACGAGTCAGAAATGAAGTGGTTCGATGTGCCCGGGTTTAATATCGTACATGCAATTAATGCGTGGGATGAAGATGACGGGGATACTATAGTGATGGTGGCGCCGAATATATTGTCGGTGGAGCATACGCTGGAGAGAATGGATATGATACATGCGTCTGTTGAGAAAGTGAAGATAGATTTGAAGAGTGGGATGGTGAGCAGACATCCAGTTTCGACAAGGAATCTTGATTTTGGAGTCATCAATCCTGCTTATGTTGGGAAGAAGAACAA GTATGTATATGCAGCGATTGGAGACCCAATGCCAAAGATAGCAGGCATAGCAAAATTGGACGTATCAGTAGCAGAAGCTGACCGGCGCGATTGCATAGTGGGGTGCCGATTATTTGGCGAAGGCTGCTTTGGCGGCGAGCCATATTTTGTGGCAAAGAATCCTAACAACTCGGTAGCGGATGAGGACGATGGCTACGTTGTGTCGTATGTGCACAATGAGAAGACAGGAGAGTCAAGGTTCTTGGTCATGGATGCAAAGTCCCCTAATCTTGACATTGTGGCTGCTGTCAAATTGCCTCGTCGAGTGCCTTACGGTTTCCACGGGCTTTTCGTCAGGGAAATTGATCTTAGCAAACTGTAG